In a single window of the Sediminicoccus sp. KRV36 genome:
- a CDS encoding thioredoxin domain-containing protein: MEMTESTQILCPRCDAINRVPTTRLADGPRCGSCKSPLFTGMPLALSEERFRRHLRLSGLPLLVDFWASWCGPCRSTPEARHHFRAWRWLPGN; encoded by the coding sequence ATGGAGATGACCGAATCAACCCAGATCCTCTGTCCGCGATGCGACGCGATCAACCGCGTGCCCACGACGCGCCTCGCCGACGGGCCACGCTGCGGCAGCTGCAAGTCGCCCTTGTTCACTGGCATGCCTTTGGCGCTGTCCGAGGAACGCTTTCGGCGCCATCTGCGCCTCAGCGGATTGCCGCTGCTGGTGGATTTCTGGGCCTCCTGGTGCGGCCCCTGCCGCTCCACACCTGAAGCCCGTCATCATTTTCGCGCTTGGCGTTGGCTGCCGGGCAACTGA
- a CDS encoding c-type cytochrome: MRMPSSNMIIAGLVVVGVVALFAKRPPHTPTSLPPPQAEGYRQAIAPPRPASVASPAPAPTATAAAWDIPDPDALPDDAYGRTVRHGRDLIARTSSLIGPDAPDPAMRHAGNGLDCQSCHIQAGTQQFGIPLAGVWGVFPQYIGRENEVRTLEERVNGCMERSMNGRALAVDGPEMKAIMTYIRHISAPERVGQSLVGRGTPPLPLPDRAADPVRGQVVYAETCAACHGADGLGQRLEAAEAAETGRRYRFPPLWGPDSYNDGAGMARIITAARFVHGNMPLGTTFEAPAIPPADAFDVMAFVNTQPRPRRAGLEADYPDRSAKPVDAAYPPFVGPFPAEQHRFGPWQPIQDWLRANPAAARALP, from the coding sequence ATGCGTATGCCAAGTTCGAACATGATCATCGCCGGCCTTGTCGTTGTGGGCGTCGTCGCGCTCTTCGCCAAGCGACCGCCACACACCCCAACCAGTCTGCCTCCGCCGCAGGCCGAAGGTTACAGGCAAGCGATTGCGCCGCCACGTCCCGCGAGCGTCGCGAGCCCAGCGCCCGCGCCGACCGCTACAGCCGCGGCCTGGGACATCCCCGACCCCGATGCGCTGCCCGACGATGCCTATGGCCGCACCGTGCGCCATGGGCGGGACCTGATCGCCCGCACCTCATCGCTGATCGGCCCCGATGCGCCCGACCCTGCGATGCGCCATGCCGGCAACGGGCTCGACTGCCAGTCCTGCCACATCCAAGCCGGCACGCAGCAATTCGGCATTCCGCTGGCCGGCGTGTGGGGCGTGTTTCCGCAGTACATCGGCCGCGAGAATGAAGTGCGCACGCTGGAGGAACGCGTGAACGGCTGCATGGAGCGCAGCATGAACGGCCGCGCGCTCGCCGTGGACGGGCCGGAGATGAAGGCCATCATGACCTACATCCGACACATCAGCGCGCCCGAGCGCGTGGGGCAGTCGCTGGTCGGTCGCGGCACGCCGCCCCTGCCGCTGCCCGACCGCGCCGCCGATCCGGTGCGCGGCCAGGTCGTCTATGCCGAGACCTGCGCTGCCTGCCATGGCGCGGACGGCCTGGGCCAAAGGCTGGAAGCGGCAGAGGCCGCCGAGACGGGCCGGCGCTATCGCTTCCCGCCGCTCTGGGGACCAGACAGCTACAATGACGGCGCCGGGATGGCGCGCATCATCACCGCCGCGCGCTTCGTGCACGGCAACATGCCGCTCGGCACGACCTTCGAAGCGCCGGCCATTCCGCCCGCCGATGCCTTCGACGTGATGGCTTTCGTCAACACGCAGCCACGCCCGCGTCGGGCAGGTCTTGAGGCCGACTATCCCGATCGTTCGGCCAAGCCGGTCGATGCGGCCTACCCGCCCTTCGTCGGCCCCTTCCCGGCGGAGCAGCACCGCTTCGGCCCCTGGCAGCCGATCCAGGACTGGCTGCGCGCCAACCCCGCCGCGGCGCGCGCGTTGCCGTGA